In Brevibacillus brevis NBRC 100599, a single genomic region encodes these proteins:
- a CDS encoding ATPase, T2SS/T4P/T4SS family — protein sequence MRGIEREQPVKSDIQTIEDMKQVARDYLNHFGKTREEKLEMQRILALAEQGDRDSHNHIILRLQHYFEEVLQRPVTEQILPHVNSYEGLTFSTYGWGILDAVLHLSPWVEEVRISANRNIAYLEQGVKKFLSYTPSWKEVETLQQKLTNTAGLSFNEKKPRLSGYLHSLKARLTMFTFPYSRVPTILVRRFTTPAFSLDQLRTQQQPAFDERIQWLMEQQVYGRSNVLVIGPMAAGKTTLMMCMLKLKDPRTEYITIFESEHEMRFGDIWPGEVIELQNVEEIGIELEHCFKDMYRSTANTILIGEIREPIEAYHFINAGIRGTDATIGAMHERFAHRALHDLTDLVYQYGGRSVELTQERISRAVNFVNSLTYRNNGHRFIDAIHTTEWNSSFNRVESIPLVGRNMQTGAYEWTGNQLSPPLVEYMCYVGKADIEVLKELRLTDIGRQL from the coding sequence ATGCGAGGGATAGAACGGGAACAACCAGTTAAATCAGACATCCAAACCATTGAGGACATGAAACAAGTAGCAAGAGATTATTTAAATCATTTTGGCAAAACTCGAGAAGAGAAGCTGGAAATGCAACGAATTCTCGCTTTGGCAGAGCAGGGAGATCGTGATAGTCACAACCATATTATTCTTCGCTTACAGCATTATTTTGAGGAAGTCCTCCAACGACCAGTAACCGAACAAATTTTACCGCATGTTAACAGTTACGAAGGTCTCACCTTTTCCACTTACGGGTGGGGCATACTCGATGCCGTCCTACATTTATCTCCGTGGGTAGAGGAAGTGCGAATTTCTGCAAACCGCAACATTGCGTACTTGGAGCAAGGAGTCAAAAAATTTCTCTCTTACACTCCAAGCTGGAAAGAGGTTGAAACCCTCCAACAAAAGTTGACCAATACAGCGGGTCTATCTTTTAACGAGAAAAAACCTAGATTGAGCGGATACTTACATTCGCTAAAAGCAAGATTGACCATGTTTACTTTCCCTTATTCCAGAGTACCGACCATTCTGGTTAGACGATTTACAACACCTGCTTTTTCGCTCGACCAACTCCGTACACAGCAACAGCCAGCCTTCGACGAAAGAATTCAATGGCTAATGGAACAGCAAGTGTACGGACGAAGCAATGTGCTAGTTATTGGACCGATGGCTGCTGGGAAAACCACGTTGATGATGTGTATGTTGAAGCTGAAGGACCCTCGGACAGAATATATCACGATCTTTGAAAGTGAACACGAGATGCGATTTGGTGATATTTGGCCAGGGGAAGTGATTGAACTCCAAAACGTGGAGGAAATCGGCATTGAATTAGAGCATTGCTTCAAAGACATGTACCGGTCGACAGCCAATACCATTTTGATTGGAGAAATTCGTGAGCCTATAGAAGCGTACCATTTTATAAATGCCGGAATCAGAGGGACGGACGCTACAATCGGAGCAATGCACGAACGATTTGCTCATAGAGCGTTACATGATCTGACCGATCTTGTTTATCAATACGGGGGGCGGAGTGTCGAGCTAACGCAGGAGAGGATTAGCAGGGCAGTCAATTTTGTCAATTCGCTTACATACCGCAACAATGGTCACCGTTTTATTGATGCCATTCATACGACGGAGTGGAACTCTTCTTTTAATCGAGTTGAATCTATTCCCCTGGTAGGTCGCAACATGCAGACGGGAGCTTATGAATGGACGGGGAATCAACTGAGCCCACCTTTAGTTGAATACATGTGTTACGTCGGTAAAGCGGACATTGAAGTGTTGAAAGAGCTACGTCTTACCGATATAGGCAGGCAACTATGA